The Solanum pennellii chromosome 11, SPENNV200 genome contains a region encoding:
- the LOC107005103 gene encoding uncharacterized protein LOC107005103 isoform X2 has translation MMNVSLSFCQPSTLCTSKTQLLPFTFTSTPILFSFSHSHKKRRRFVSCASSSELPLLPFPIDQVLVPSETKTLHLYEARYLALLEESLFKKKKFFVHFVLDPIAINDTSGEASFAARYGCLVAIEKVEQLEIGALVSIRGIGRVKILKFQQAEPYLTGAVMPLLDNTPYSDTELSSKVLKIKEALHSLNSLEIKLKAPQDALLQTLTANSLRWSENTPALDCDNGFIPPLAELVSFAALQPVSGPAWLYIDNYISILRNMIIVIFLFSFINVVAAF, from the exons ATGATGAATGTGAGCTTATCCTTTTGTCAACCGTCAACACTCTGcacaagtaaaacacaattgCTTCCCTTCACCTTCACCTCCACCCCCATTTTATTTAGCTTCTCTCATTCTCATAAGAAACGTCGGCGTTTTGTGAGTTGTGCTTCTTCCTCAGAGCTTCCGCTTCTCCCTTTCCCTATTGACCAG gtattagttcCTTCAGAGACGAAGACACTGCATTTGTATGAAGCAAGATACTTGGCACTCTTAGAGGAG TCtctttttaagaagaagaagttctTTGTGCACTTCGTTCTAGATCCTATAGCCATCAATGATACATCTGGAGAAGCATCTTTTGCTGCCAGATACGGTTGCTTGGTTGCAATTGAAAAA GTTGAGCAATTGGAGATTGGTGCATTGGTATCTATTAGGGGTATAGGCCGTGTCAAAATTCTGAAATTTCAACAG GCAGAGCCGTACTTGACAGGTGCAGTCATGCCATTGCTGGACAACACTCCATACAGTGATACAGAACTAAGTTCCAAAGTTTTGAAGATAAAAGAAGCTCTCCATAGTTTGAATAGCTTGGAAATAAAGCTGAAG GCTCCTCAGGACGCTTTGTTGCAAACTTTAACTGCGAACTCTTTGAGATGGTCTGAGAATACACCTGCTCTGGATTGTGACAACGGCTTCATTCCACCTCTGGCTGAGCTTGTATCCTTTGCAGCACTTCAACCTGTTTCTG GTCCAGCTTGGCTATATATAGATAACTATATATCGATACTTCGGAACATGATTATTGTCATCTTCTTGTTTAGCTTCATCAATGTAGTTGCTGCATTCTGA
- the LOC107005103 gene encoding uncharacterized protein LOC107005103 isoform X1 has protein sequence MMNVSLSFCQPSTLCTSKTQLLPFTFTSTPILFSFSHSHKKRRRFVSCASSSELPLLPFPIDQVLVPSETKTLHLYEARYLALLEESLFKKKKFFVHFVLDPIAINDTSGEASFAARYGCLVAIEKVEQLEIGALVSIRGIGRVKILKFQQAEPYLTGAVMPLLDNTPYSDTELSSKVLKIKEALHSLNSLEIKLKAPQDALLQTLTANSLRWSENTPALDCDNGFIPPLAELVSFAALQPVSGSSESELLKLQKKKLRAMDIKDTLDRLEDSIGYVQDNISLVAAKLAIQSLDSRL, from the exons ATGATGAATGTGAGCTTATCCTTTTGTCAACCGTCAACACTCTGcacaagtaaaacacaattgCTTCCCTTCACCTTCACCTCCACCCCCATTTTATTTAGCTTCTCTCATTCTCATAAGAAACGTCGGCGTTTTGTGAGTTGTGCTTCTTCCTCAGAGCTTCCGCTTCTCCCTTTCCCTATTGACCAG gtattagttcCTTCAGAGACGAAGACACTGCATTTGTATGAAGCAAGATACTTGGCACTCTTAGAGGAG TCtctttttaagaagaagaagttctTTGTGCACTTCGTTCTAGATCCTATAGCCATCAATGATACATCTGGAGAAGCATCTTTTGCTGCCAGATACGGTTGCTTGGTTGCAATTGAAAAA GTTGAGCAATTGGAGATTGGTGCATTGGTATCTATTAGGGGTATAGGCCGTGTCAAAATTCTGAAATTTCAACAG GCAGAGCCGTACTTGACAGGTGCAGTCATGCCATTGCTGGACAACACTCCATACAGTGATACAGAACTAAGTTCCAAAGTTTTGAAGATAAAAGAAGCTCTCCATAGTTTGAATAGCTTGGAAATAAAGCTGAAG GCTCCTCAGGACGCTTTGTTGCAAACTTTAACTGCGAACTCTTTGAGATGGTCTGAGAATACACCTGCTCTGGATTGTGACAACGGCTTCATTCCACCTCTGGCTGAGCTTGTATCCTTTGCAGCACTTCAACCTGTTTCTG GATCCTCTGAGTCAGAACTACTGAAGCTGCAAAAGAAGAAATTGAGGGCAATGGACATCAAGGACACCCTAGACAGACTTGAAGATTCCATAGGATATGTGCAAGATAATATTTCCTTGGTAGCAGCCAAGCTTGCAATCCAATCTTTGGATTCCCGGTTATGA